aataggcttcaaataaggtatttcgcttaatatgcgttttattgtaaggtaaaacgctgctattataCGTTTATTCACCTTAGTATGGGCTACGAATTATGATAATGACTCTGTAACGAGCGTTAAGTTACATGTCAAATTAACCCAGTGGCGTAGCGAGGGGGGCCGGGGGGGCCATGGCCCCGGGCGGCACATGACAGGGGGCGGCAAAATcggcaattaaaaattataacatacatagagacagagtcgcaccataagtgttcctttgtacctttttgttacggaacctaataaataaaatcttatcttatacttttaaacgagcaattcttgtatatttatttatttatttatatatatatacttttaaacgagcaattcttgtatatttatttatttatatatatatttatttacactgacgatctcggaaaccgctctaacgatttcgcagaaatttgttatgtgggggtttttgggggtgaaaaatcggtctaacttatccttaggtcccggaaaacgcgaattttcgagttttcgtgcgtttttcttcgcgcgccatctcatgtgcagtagttgtactgttaagacagaattctttcggtcgatgtaagtactatttattgcaaacactagatggcgacacaggtcaaggctaaaacgaatagaaaatacactatttgagtttttgtggcgaaatgcgcgccatctcgtgtggagtagttgtgttgttaaggctgagaattctttcgctcgatgtaggtactattcatttttgaactagatggcgacacatgtcaaggatacgaaacagaaccgagcgaagctcggttgcccagatttTTGTTAATTATGAGACCAACATTTTTCAAATCGCGCTGAGAAACGCGCCAATTCTCTGTTTTGTGCTGGCGCCGAATGCACCACGGCTGCGAGGGACGCGGGGCGGGGGCGCGAGCGGCCGCGCGCTGCCGAGCAGCCGCCGAGCTTCCacgaactataggcgaatgttCGAAAAACTATGGCGAAAGAGCTTAAGCGGCAGCTATATTACACGATGAAACACCTTATCTTCATACTGTTAAGCCTTACTTTGTAATGAATGGAGTTTTACATTTTTGTACTTACGACAGATGAATACTTGAGTTGAGCAAACAAAATTCGTCATTTTGTTCCGAAGTTTCGATTTTAAAAACTGCAATTACTTCTTAGTGCtaagtttaattataataggaaaatattacatttgatTTGTGGATTGATattcaattcatttattgtCAAATTGGGTAAGTgtctattttaagtatttttgaatttgaattgaatGTTGAATAGTTTTGTTCCAAGTTTGAAATATTTCTCGTATGTTATGTGCGTAAgtaaacaataatattttagcTTTGTGCTAAGGCCACCGAGTAAtattagacggtcaaccaaattttagCACTAAAAAAATCGGCAAAGTGCGAGTCgaactcgcccaccgagggttccgtacaaactttcagtAGTTTaatcatcaaatgttattcatataactctacaaacttgactaaatccctcaagactcaattcccacataagtaatatttgaatatacaattttattgttagacaacgtccaaagaaaatcacaattcaacttcaatagtttacgacatgtaaggacgctcctgaagcgacctcattatatcaggataaatgcgatgtaggaaatgagcgttcaacgtacagcgatatctttcggcaaattaagtaaattaatgtgggcgagctagtatggaggatgatttttatgggataattgtttattgtgtgaaccgattttaaccatgtTTCCTCTCTTTGAAAgcaaaaactttcatttttattctgtaaaaaatacaggtacaataaacacccgcaagagtgttcaaattgaaaatgtaaatctggaaggattttttataaagtaaaaaaaagttctttttttttttcaaaaacatttttttccacaataaaaaaattatgaaaaaaatagttttgatatgtatagTTTGAGTTttctctaacgataccccacttgcccgagtaaatttgaaatttatagttttccccccttttattttggccattttctgtaattaatattaatacatttcaaaatatatactttcaatttgtagagattaacgatgttcataagtattgcatatttcaaagcgatagcataagtagttctcgagatattaaatagtgtgacagacagacaaacagacggacagagtcgcacctagggcttccaataccgggatcccggtatctcgggatcccgggatcccgcctttttttgggcacttttcaataccggtatttaatgAGTAAAGATCCACACGTAACTTCTGTAGTTCACTGTTGAaactttatttgtttgtttggtCAATAAAGAAATACTAAACGGCTATGAACTGTTGCCTGAAAGTGCGTTCGGTTACATTGGTTCCGTTAACGAATGTTTCGGTTCGTTGCGTTTTGATCGTTTTGCATGACAAATAGCCGACCCACAATAACAACATTAGTTTTACTAGATATTTCTTAAACGAACAAGATTTTTAACGTACAAACTATAAGAAATATAAATCTCATATAAACTACtaactattatattattttaccaaatttaaaaacagatgtCCGATCGTGTATAGATTACgtaatggcccctgtacacacatggccaacggttccaccaacccccttggccaagcgtgtagagggctacttggccgtaagttggcagttggcgcttgcgcttgccggccaaccgattggtgtcggttttttgtccacacatcaaaggatcttggcgccaatggccaactgcgtttacacgttggcgcttcattcagttggtcgtcagccgtcagagaggacggtagtgaaatatttacgaaaataataagtttatctacgTTTCGGGTGCCATCTTAGtggtatcgtgtcgtgaataatttctccttcttttgctcattaacgttgtttaaagtgtaatatcgatagcttattatgcagtaaactaatgttatagtgagaagctgatgaagaattaatctcgaaacgcgtttagcccccttttttgtcatcgacggccgatagtccacgtgcccttgtaaaatctagctatcaatttacaagtgccaactaccgaacaacgtcgtacttaccgtaccaaaatcgaATACAATAAGCTTATaccaccttgacactggcaaaatagtcccaccaatgggactgaggccatttaattttaaaaatctaatctaaGTTTATCTAtatcaataatagtgtagattttaggaaataaaataaccttgcaaatgtttaatgtatttcctaaaaaagataaatgttcttatcataatattcaaaaaattgttaatatttcaaataatttaattttactacggggttattattttttaatcaaatttttctgtcaacgtctatgatctagaatttcctagacttttccattccacgtccatctttcatgaagacccaatgccaagtgattggttcgccaatgtgtaaacagcggctcttatcttggccaaggggtttcacaaagggttggtggaaccgttggccatatgtgtacagcggccatccAAAGActtttacaggggacagctcaatcacattttttgccatacgaaattaaaccttattactgaaacagaaagtcgatcgtatcagactagcgaaaacggtccacatgagagggcattgtttgggctggtgtccctctcgcacgtgttgccagtgttaatgaggttcccatattagtagtatttttatctgtatattacctgactttataacttcttattttattttaatgttatattctaactagggtttcgatatatttcaaaaaatttgaaaataattataatgtaattattttgatgccagtaaatcaaagatttgtataattaaaaatactttcaattgggtgttagtagatttagtagtaactttgaaaattgactggtatccccaatttatgacagtgatgacgtcactgaataatgttgacattgtcagcaagtgcgagagggacaccagcccaaacaattacctctcatgtggacacactttttgacctaactaaacaatctagtttaataattctaaatctatgcggCCATCACATTATCAATCCGTCAGCAAGGCAATAAAATCGTGTAAACGCCGTGCTAGATGTTGACAGCAAGTACTGCCAACATACAGCTGTCAAACATCTCAAACTGGGGTTTGAAATGAAATCGTTATAAAACGGAttacaaacaaatatttatgtgaATACTGATAAGGAAATAATACGGAATACTTAAAAACACAGTGATAAATATGTCTACCAGATCTGGCAAGAGTAAGTATTATATACAGTCAAATTGAGTTCATTGCtattttttaggattccgtaacTTGATCGTGATCATTTATTATACCAATACTTTCCCAGGGCTTCACCATGCCTCCAATGAGAATATTGAACCTGAAATTACATTAAAAGGTGACAGGAAGACGCGAAGCAAACGTGTTGTAGATACTAGTGAAAGTCTAGCACTAAAATCTACTAAAAAACGCCAGAACTATGTAAGTTTCCCCTCCGAGGAGGATACTATCGACGTGAAGGCCTTGGAAGACGAGGTTCAAGTCAAACCAATTCGCACCCTGCGCGGCAAACGCTTAAGGAGCAAAATGCAGCTACGGAGGCAGTGGACACTGCAATTACTACTAAGAAGCAGGTCAGATCAACACGACGCACTAAAAAGTTCTCCGAAACTGCCGCAGAAGATTTTCCGGAGGTTCCTGTGAACGAGGAACCCGTTGAAGTAGCTTCTGTCACTAATACTAAGACTAAAGGCAAGAAAAACAAGAAGAAATCCAAGAAAGAACAACCTGAAGTAAATGATAAAGAAAATGAAGCTAAAGCAgggaaaaagaaaaagaataaaaagaaaaagagtTCACAATCCACTAACTCCTCAATAGTCACCCTCGACAAATCTGATGACAATTCAAAAATCAACATCACTGATGATGACTCCAAAACTGAAAACATTCTGAACACTACACCTGTCTTGATAGAGAGCTCAATGGAGGAATCAAGAGTAAGTGTTCTAGAAAGTTCactaaaagaaaacaaaactccAGAAACCAAACCAAAATCAAACAAGAGACAGACTTTGCCTGCAGCAGGCTGCACGCCTTACCATTCCGACAGGAAGGGATCACAGAGAAAGAGAATCTTAAACCAGACACATTCCATTGAGAAGCCGAATCGCCGGTCGTCCCTCGCGGAGATGCCCTCTAGGACTACGCACGTAATGTTCTGCAGCCCTGTGAACAACCCGGGTGTGGCCACGCAGAGGAAGAGCAAGATCATCAAGTCTAACCTGAAGGGTTCCAATAAGAGCTTTGTTTTTGAAGAAAGTGGTAAGATCATtttaaaataagattttcactGAAGTTATATTCCCTTGTGGACTATGTTTTACTTTCTTTTTCATTATTTTGGGCATCTTAGTTACATTATCATTCAaaatttttcattcaaaagctttaatttacttttatttttgaagTCACGCAGGGAACATACcctaaattacattattttaacttttttccgacaCTACAACAACTTTTTTGctattttatcgcgttcgacccgtgtgtgactttaaaaatgtgtacaaaacgcgagaaatGAAAGCGTTATACTTACTCTTATGTTTAATATTTGCAGACTCCATAGTGTGGTCAGTGGCGCCCCGGGCGGGCCGCAAGCGCTCGCTGACgcacgcgggcgcgggcgcggagcCGGCCAGCGCCAAGCGCACGCGCCTCGACTCCCAGCGCGCTCTGCCCGCGGCCCGGGCGCGCACCACTAGCGCAATGGGTATGTCTTCATATCATACCATGACTTTTATACTTCTTAAGGGAAAACTGAACCATTGTTACTTAATCCAGCGCTtcccaaacttattttaattgtGATGCC
This genomic stretch from Leguminivora glycinivorella isolate SPB_JAAS2020 chromosome Z, LegGlyc_1.1, whole genome shotgun sequence harbors:
- the LOC125241598 gene encoding uncharacterized protein LOC125241598, whose translation is MSTRSGKRYYRREGLGRRGSSQTNSHPARQTLKEQNAATEAVDTAITTKKQVRSTRRTKKFSETAAEDFPEVPVNEEPVEVASVTNTKTKGKKNKKKSKKEQPEVNDKENEAKAGKKKKNKKKKSSQSTNSSIVTLDKSDDNSKINITDDDSKTENILNTTPVLIESSMEESRVSVLESSLKENKTPETKPKSNKRQTLPAAGCTPYHSDRKGSQRKRILNQTHSIEKPNRRSSLAEMPSRTTHVMFCSPVNNPGVATQRKSKIIKSNLKGSNKSFVFEESDSIVWSVAPRAGRKRSLTHAGAGAEPASAKRTRLDSQRALPAARARTTSAMAKLSNAATPSKAATPKSEVKATKLPNFAALHARRFERMESLYECQQRKAKRAKQLLVPTGSVAVLERSSPRMTLEPATPAPVASKPSTLPTLDTLQRGYNRFGFKMNIDLNPFSVSKPDKPKEKPNGVKPNGLKDLKLVKPVFKREVTQPSLAGTTSLRRAVAKQTIMREKSFNLAEKRSATRKEVRTVIKGVRTNRRFELQMQSRNLNG